A stretch of the Polluticoccus soli genome encodes the following:
- a CDS encoding DUF4856 domain-containing protein produces MKNQILFATAVCAALFTSSCKKDETAPVKVPYTSLSNTSNYFETFKGIDGKTSVDLSAATTRTAMVKEMDAYMKKGLTQNLEAQVLKNMFNNKNNAFTSATLNSASDITILSKLAESFGVDRTTEEQTFNSYFDGIALASSQRSNVAAAGQAGLLDNKYLVNEKGFEYGQFVQKGIIGAVLLDQVSNIYFGTVKQGADNKTLVSGKNYTQLEHNWDEAYGSLTQNEYYPKKDPNDGTKWLESYLGSYARQVNSTTGGPEAIYMAFLTGRAAIANQDMSKRDEQISIIRTNLEKAIATIAVSYLNKTKTATTDGAKFHALSEGYGFVYSLRFAYNAKINKAKSDELLNILGGKTNGFWSLTNGDLDNVRDQIATTFGIDKSAEVNH; encoded by the coding sequence ATGAAAAATCAAATACTTTTCGCGACAGCCGTTTGTGCAGCATTGTTCACTTCTTCTTGTAAAAAAGACGAAACAGCCCCGGTAAAAGTTCCGTATACTTCTCTGAGCAACACCAGCAACTACTTTGAAACTTTCAAAGGTATTGATGGCAAAACAAGTGTAGATCTCAGCGCTGCCACTACTCGTACTGCGATGGTAAAAGAGATGGACGCTTACATGAAAAAGGGTCTGACTCAAAACCTGGAAGCCCAGGTTCTGAAAAACATGTTCAACAACAAGAACAACGCCTTCACAAGTGCTACTCTGAACTCTGCGAGCGATATCACTATCCTTTCGAAACTTGCTGAGTCGTTTGGTGTTGACAGGACAACGGAAGAACAAACTTTCAATAGCTATTTCGACGGTATCGCTCTGGCTAGCTCTCAACGTTCAAACGTTGCCGCGGCAGGTCAGGCTGGTTTGCTGGATAACAAATACCTGGTTAACGAGAAAGGCTTTGAATATGGCCAGTTCGTACAAAAAGGTATCATCGGTGCTGTACTGTTGGATCAGGTGTCTAACATTTACTTCGGTACGGTAAAACAAGGTGCTGATAACAAAACTCTTGTTAGCGGTAAGAACTACACTCAACTGGAGCACAACTGGGACGAAGCTTATGGCAGCCTGACTCAAAACGAGTACTATCCTAAAAAAGATCCTAACGACGGTACAAAATGGCTGGAATCTTACCTTGGTTCTTATGCTCGTCAGGTGAACTCTACTACAGGCGGTCCTGAAGCTATCTATATGGCGTTCCTGACAGGCCGTGCTGCAATTGCAAACCAAGACATGAGCAAGCGTGATGAGCAGATCTCTATCATCCGCACCAACCTGGAAAAAGCTATCGCAACTATCGCAGTTAGCTACCTGAACAAAACAAAAACTGCTACTACTGACGGTGCTAAATTCCACGCGTTGTCTGAAGGTTATGGTTTCGTTTATTCACTGCGTTTTGCATACAATGCAAAGATCAACAAAGCAAAATCTGATGAACTGCTGAATATCCTTGGTGGTAAAACAAATGGTTTCTGGAGCTTGACTAACGGAGACCTGGATAACGTTCGCGATCAGATCGCAACTACCTTCGGTATCGATAAGAGTGCAGAAGTTAATCACTAA
- a CDS encoding imelysin family protein, with protein MKKNWFLGSVLAVLATSLMFVACKKDDDDNNTPSDNFDRKAMLTNYADNYIVPAYADMVVKLNDLQAKSTQFTSAPTEQSLGDVRTAFRSAYTTWQKVDMLEFGPGEDVSLRMYVNTYPVTVSKVNANISSGNYDLEQFAHKDAQGFAAVDYLLNGIATGNTAIVEQYTTDAQAANRKKYLQDVIAKMVSKVQTVSTNWGTYKTTFINSTGVDASSSTSKMVNAFVLYFERYLRAGKIGLPVGAMTGVAKPELTEAFYSPDLQKELAVASLTSVLNFYEGKSYNNGAAGIGMKTYLAAIGTKDDNGKLMADLISEELQQALTTMQGVNGSIAENVTNNRTAMLQLYDELQQVVPLLKVDMVSAFGISITYVDNDGD; from the coding sequence ATGAAGAAAAATTGGTTTTTAGGATCAGTTTTGGCAGTATTGGCGACATCGCTGATGTTTGTTGCCTGTAAAAAAGATGATGACGACAATAATACCCCGTCAGACAACTTCGACCGTAAAGCAATGCTTACCAACTATGCGGACAATTATATTGTGCCGGCATATGCGGATATGGTTGTTAAGCTAAACGACCTACAGGCTAAATCTACCCAGTTTACTTCAGCTCCAACAGAACAGTCGCTTGGGGATGTTCGTACAGCCTTTCGCTCCGCGTATACTACGTGGCAAAAGGTAGATATGCTCGAGTTCGGTCCCGGCGAAGATGTATCGCTGAGGATGTATGTGAATACGTATCCTGTTACTGTTTCAAAAGTGAACGCGAATATTTCTTCAGGCAACTATGACCTGGAACAATTTGCTCACAAGGATGCCCAAGGCTTTGCTGCGGTAGATTATTTGCTGAACGGCATTGCAACCGGCAATACGGCGATTGTAGAACAATACACCACCGACGCACAAGCCGCGAACCGCAAAAAATATTTGCAGGATGTAATTGCTAAAATGGTGTCGAAAGTACAGACAGTTAGTACTAACTGGGGTACTTATAAAACTACCTTTATCAACAGCACAGGCGTTGATGCAAGCAGCAGTACATCGAAAATGGTCAACGCTTTTGTGTTGTACTTTGAGCGGTACCTGCGTGCAGGTAAAATAGGATTGCCTGTAGGTGCAATGACCGGCGTAGCCAAGCCTGAATTGACTGAAGCATTTTATTCGCCAGACCTGCAGAAGGAACTTGCTGTTGCTTCACTGACCAGCGTGCTGAACTTCTATGAAGGTAAAAGCTATAACAACGGTGCAGCCGGTATAGGTATGAAAACATACCTGGCAGCAATAGGTACAAAGGATGATAATGGCAAGTTGATGGCTGACCTTATATCTGAGGAGTTACAACAAGCACTTACAACTATGCAGGGTGTAAACGGCAGCATCGCAGAAAACGTAACGAACAATCGTACGGCCATGCTTCAGTTGTACGACGAGCTGCAGCAAGTCGTGCCACTGCTGAAAGTTGATATGGTGTCAGCCTTTGGGATATCGATTACTTATGTAGACAACGATGGTGACTAA
- a CDS encoding zinc ribbon domain-containing protein, producing the protein MEKEYKYCQSCSMPLNKDPQGGGTNADGTKSNKYCSLCYQNGKFTRDCTVKEMQDFVKGKLKEMGIPGFLAGFMTKGIPKLERWKQ; encoded by the coding sequence ATGGAAAAAGAATACAAGTATTGCCAGAGCTGCAGCATGCCGCTCAACAAAGATCCGCAAGGCGGAGGTACCAATGCTGACGGCACAAAAAGCAATAAATATTGCAGCCTCTGTTACCAGAACGGCAAATTCACCCGCGACTGCACAGTGAAGGAAATGCAGGACTTTGTAAAAGGTAAACTTAAGGAAATGGGTATTCCGGGATTCCTGGCTGGCTTTATGACCAAAGGCATTCCTAAACTCGAACGCTGGAAACAATGA
- a CDS encoding AraC family transcriptional regulator — MGLLATTVRDILLSASNYGVAYDQLRELAGFSAEEIGDSGRMVEWEKAANIWDLLADLTGNEQIGLILGTETNISITGMVGFLMQASNTFEEAVEVYCKYGYMVCPMVTFAYKRDGDRAIIELHQNAMWKSSLPRSARISIDFILANLIGFTKTLTGREIYPQTVEVEYTKEAVDEYRKLLKCQVLFNAPLHKIVYNAADMQTKVLTSDTSLFQMFSGILAQKKTLALQTCCRDTVKNLLVMQFKGQIPTVEEAAEGLGMTVRTLQRKLTEENTSFRTIANEVKKDLALHLMKNPDATVTEVAEVLGYGDLPAFRRAFKTWTNTTPKEVKRKLKAEQLPVSAAFA; from the coding sequence ATGGGACTTTTAGCCACAACAGTACGAGATATCCTGCTCTCAGCTTCGAATTATGGAGTTGCGTATGACCAATTAAGAGAACTTGCCGGTTTTTCCGCTGAGGAGATCGGTGATTCCGGCCGTATGGTTGAGTGGGAAAAAGCAGCAAACATTTGGGACCTGCTAGCCGATCTGACCGGTAACGAACAAATAGGTCTTATACTGGGAACAGAAACCAATATCAGCATCACCGGCATGGTTGGTTTCCTGATGCAAGCCAGCAATACATTTGAAGAAGCGGTTGAAGTTTATTGTAAGTACGGCTATATGGTTTGTCCTATGGTCACATTTGCGTACAAACGCGACGGCGACAGGGCCATTATTGAATTGCATCAGAACGCTATGTGGAAGTCGTCGTTGCCCAGAAGCGCAAGGATCTCAATTGACTTTATCCTTGCCAACCTGATAGGTTTTACAAAGACCCTTACTGGCAGAGAAATATATCCACAGACAGTAGAAGTAGAATATACTAAAGAAGCCGTAGATGAATACAGAAAGCTGCTGAAATGCCAGGTACTATTCAATGCACCACTGCATAAGATCGTGTACAATGCCGCCGATATGCAGACAAAAGTGCTGACAAGTGACACATCGCTTTTTCAGATGTTCAGCGGTATCCTCGCTCAAAAGAAAACACTTGCGCTACAAACCTGCTGCAGGGATACAGTAAAAAACCTTCTCGTCATGCAGTTCAAAGGGCAAATACCAACCGTTGAAGAAGCAGCTGAAGGATTGGGCATGACGGTACGCACATTGCAGCGTAAGCTTACGGAAGAAAACACTAGCTTCCGTACTATAGCCAACGAAGTAAAAAAAGACTTGGCGCTGCACCTGATGAAGAACCCGGATGCAACGGTAACAGAAGTTGCGGAAGTATTGGGTTATGGCGACCTGCCAGCCTTTAGACGGGCATTTAAGACTTGGACCAACACAACACCGAAAGAGGTAAAACGAAAGCTAAAAGCCGAACAGTTGCCTGTTTCAGCGGCGTTTGCCTAA
- a CDS encoding DUF1761 domain-containing protein yields the protein METLNWFIVPIAAIIPLLVGMIWYNPKVFGTAWMKGTGLTEEQLRSGANMGKIFGLTYLFSLMVAMGLVAIVIHQMHIFSVLNNEPGLREKGTEINTYVTEFMSKYGHNFRTFKHGALHGTIAGILLALPIIGVPALFERKTGKYIFINAGFWIVSMALMGGVICQFL from the coding sequence ATGGAAACACTTAACTGGTTCATTGTTCCAATTGCAGCGATCATTCCGCTATTAGTAGGTATGATCTGGTATAATCCGAAAGTTTTCGGAACAGCCTGGATGAAAGGTACGGGACTTACAGAAGAGCAACTTAGGAGCGGTGCTAACATGGGGAAAATATTTGGTTTGACATACTTGTTCAGTTTAATGGTGGCAATGGGTTTGGTGGCTATAGTTATTCACCAGATGCACATCTTCTCGGTATTGAATAATGAGCCTGGATTAAGGGAGAAGGGAACTGAGATCAATACCTATGTTACTGAATTCATGAGCAAATACGGGCATAACTTCCGCACGTTCAAACACGGTGCTTTGCATGGCACAATAGCCGGAATTCTTCTTGCACTGCCTATCATTGGTGTGCCTGCCCTTTTCGAAAGGAAGACAGGTAAGTATATTTTTATCAATGCGGGATTTTGGATAGTGTCAATGGCGCTAATGGGAGGCGTGATCTGCCAATTTCTGTAG
- a CDS encoding fatty acid desaturase family protein — protein sequence MSVTTKKIEIVRFAPKNGEGFYDTLKKKVDAYFATNNIETHGNAAMKRKTFAIVAMYLIPYAFMVSGIAASNLFVFYGLWLLMGVGMTGIGCAVMHDSNHGSYSDNKTLNKYLGKIIALVGGYEVTWKIQHNILHHTYTNIEGLDDDIDAGIFLRFSPHSKKYWMHRYQHLYAWFLYGLLTLQWATIKDFRQVYDYHKKDLLKKEKITLGKAIGQLIVYKALYYTYMFVIPIAVMGIAWQNVLIGFLIMHFTAGLLLSCIFQLAHVMEECEYPEVPGDRKMENTWAVHQLLNTANFSPKSPMMFWFVGGLNHQIEHHLFPHICHIHYKQVAPLVKETAKEYGLPYYEQPSFVRALIEHARMLKKLGRD from the coding sequence TTGTCAGTTACCACAAAAAAGATAGAAATAGTTCGTTTTGCTCCGAAGAACGGTGAAGGGTTTTACGATACCCTGAAAAAGAAAGTAGACGCCTATTTTGCTACCAATAATATAGAGACGCATGGTAATGCTGCTATGAAAAGGAAAACCTTTGCCATAGTTGCAATGTACCTGATACCGTATGCTTTTATGGTGTCAGGGATTGCCGCTTCTAACCTGTTCGTATTCTATGGCCTGTGGCTCCTGATGGGTGTGGGTATGACGGGTATTGGTTGTGCAGTGATGCATGATTCCAACCACGGTTCTTATTCTGACAATAAAACCCTCAATAAATACCTAGGTAAGATCATCGCGCTGGTAGGTGGTTACGAAGTAACCTGGAAGATACAGCACAACATCCTGCACCACACGTATACCAATATTGAAGGGCTGGATGATGATATCGATGCAGGCATCTTCCTGCGCTTTTCGCCACATTCTAAGAAATACTGGATGCATCGCTACCAGCATTTGTATGCCTGGTTCCTCTATGGACTGCTGACACTGCAGTGGGCGACTATCAAAGATTTCAGGCAGGTGTATGACTACCATAAAAAAGACCTGCTGAAAAAAGAAAAGATCACTCTTGGCAAAGCGATCGGTCAGCTAATCGTTTATAAGGCGCTCTACTATACTTACATGTTCGTTATCCCGATAGCCGTGATGGGTATAGCCTGGCAAAATGTACTGATCGGGTTCCTGATCATGCACTTTACAGCTGGTTTGCTGTTGTCGTGCATTTTCCAGCTCGCGCACGTGATGGAAGAATGTGAATATCCTGAGGTACCCGGCGACCGTAAGATGGAGAATACATGGGCGGTTCACCAGTTGCTGAACACAGCTAATTTCTCGCCAAAGAGCCCAATGATGTTCTGGTTTGTAGGCGGCTTGAACCACCAGATCGAACATCACCTGTTTCCGCATATATGCCATATTCACTATAAGCAAGTTGCGCCCCTTGTGAAGGAGACAGCAAAGGAATACGGGCTTCCATATTATGAACAGCCATCATTTGTACGCGCATTGATAGAACATGCGCGCATGCTGAAAAAGCTGGGCAGAGACTAG
- a CDS encoding HTTM domain-containing protein, producing MQDLKQIFSKQYLGKPVYSASLAVFRMIFGFMLFAGVLRFWTKGWIEELYIQPKFFFHYFGFEWVQPLGGYTYLLFLLCGISALCFAAGFMYRLSSVVLFLSFTYIELMDKTNYLNHYYFVTLVLFLMMWLPANANFSVDAKLKPEISKRYIPRWTVGSIRLMLGIVYFYAGLAKLNSDWLMEAMPLRLWLPAKNDFPLIGGLFNQLWVAYFFSWFGALYDLSIPFFLLNKKTRPYAYVAVVAFHIMTSLLFPIGMFPYIMILASLVFLDTEKIDRFLQRFRGQSLGLFYVNISYNSYIFAPLKQRIVSVLFVIFFAIQLAFPWRYLAMPGELFWTEEGFRFSWRVMLIEKMGYAQFVVKDEATGKVVAVNNNDFLTKNQEKMMATQADFIIQYAHYLKAHYRKQGMQQPRVYATIYVTLNGRRSRLYAKQDVDLATEYDSYKHKNWILPLQDEIYGL from the coding sequence ATGCAGGACCTGAAACAAATATTTTCTAAGCAATATCTAGGGAAGCCGGTGTATTCGGCTTCCCTAGCTGTTTTTAGGATGATATTCGGTTTCATGCTTTTTGCAGGTGTGTTGCGTTTTTGGACAAAAGGTTGGATCGAAGAACTGTACATCCAACCGAAATTCTTCTTCCACTATTTTGGTTTTGAGTGGGTGCAGCCGCTAGGAGGATATACGTATTTGCTGTTTTTGCTGTGTGGTATCAGTGCCTTGTGTTTTGCAGCGGGTTTTATGTACAGGCTCTCGTCTGTAGTACTGTTTCTCAGCTTTACCTACATAGAGCTGATGGACAAAACGAATTATCTGAATCACTACTATTTCGTGACACTGGTTTTGTTCCTGATGATGTGGTTGCCGGCTAATGCGAACTTTTCGGTAGATGCGAAGCTGAAGCCCGAAATATCGAAGCGCTACATCCCTCGCTGGACTGTAGGCAGTATCAGGTTGATGCTCGGCATCGTCTATTTCTATGCCGGGCTAGCCAAGCTTAATTCAGACTGGCTGATGGAGGCTATGCCTCTGCGCTTATGGTTACCTGCTAAAAATGATTTTCCGCTCATTGGTGGCTTATTCAACCAACTCTGGGTAGCTTACTTTTTTAGCTGGTTTGGGGCTCTGTACGATCTCAGCATCCCGTTCTTTTTGCTGAATAAAAAGACTCGCCCGTATGCCTATGTCGCGGTTGTGGCTTTCCATATTATGACCTCGCTGCTGTTCCCGATAGGCATGTTTCCATATATCATGATCCTGGCTTCATTGGTGTTCCTGGATACGGAAAAAATAGACCGCTTTTTACAGCGTTTTAGGGGCCAAAGTTTAGGGTTATTTTATGTCAATATCAGCTATAATAGTTATATCTTTGCGCCGCTGAAACAGCGGATCGTTTCTGTGCTCTTTGTCATATTTTTTGCGATACAATTGGCGTTCCCCTGGCGCTACCTCGCAATGCCCGGAGAGCTATTCTGGACCGAAGAAGGATTTCGTTTTTCGTGGAGGGTGATGTTGATAGAGAAGATGGGGTATGCACAGTTCGTGGTGAAAGATGAAGCAACAGGGAAAGTGGTAGCTGTAAACAACAACGATTTCCTGACCAAGAACCAGGAAAAGATGATGGCCACGCAAGCGGACTTCATCATTCAATATGCTCATTACCTGAAAGCTCACTATAGAAAACAAGGCATGCAACAGCCGCGCGTATACGCAACGATATATGTGACACTGAATGGACGACGCAGCAGGCTGTATGCAAAACAAGACGTAGACCTGGCAACAGAATACGATTCTTACAAACACAAAAACTGGATCCTGCCATTACAGGACGAGATATATGGGTTATAG
- a CDS encoding tetratricopeptide repeat protein — translation MKKFIVTAVCLAAGFSAMAQKINIQNALNSQSDKELDKALEFIEKAAADPSTKDNPKTWYVRGSILLDMQNDPKYKASQPLSKATESFVKVVELDPKYEKETVGKALRGIAFSNYNNLVDAYNAKKYEDALASSKEVARIHELDGGKKYAADKYFDTIATNAKLFGAYSAVNANKTDEALPVLLSLKGNPIIQTPNVYLALIDIYKKQGKESEVIALIEEGRKAYPNNKALEVEELTYYTRTGKQDEFLRKLEDAAAKDPSNANYLANIATAYTNMAFPKDAQGKALPKPANYDDLIAKANVAYTNLLKAAPNSADYNFNAGVFYFNQASEYISAMNKIDGNTAADKKKIDELSAKTNAAFEQSAQYFEKAYMQLEPKLASLSSDDKSTYWSSLSALKQVYTRQNKMDKANEMKAKMDAMKK, via the coding sequence ATGAAAAAATTCATTGTAACTGCAGTGTGTTTGGCGGCGGGCTTTTCAGCTATGGCGCAGAAAATAAACATACAGAATGCGCTTAACTCACAGTCTGATAAAGAACTGGATAAGGCGCTTGAATTTATTGAGAAGGCAGCAGCTGATCCATCAACAAAAGATAATCCGAAAACATGGTATGTGCGCGGTTCTATCCTGCTTGATATGCAGAACGATCCGAAGTACAAAGCATCACAGCCTCTTTCTAAAGCGACTGAGTCTTTCGTTAAAGTTGTAGAGCTGGATCCTAAATACGAAAAAGAAACAGTGGGCAAAGCACTAAGGGGAATTGCCTTCTCGAACTACAATAACCTGGTAGATGCTTACAACGCAAAAAAGTATGAAGATGCATTGGCTTCGTCAAAAGAAGTAGCACGCATACATGAACTGGACGGCGGAAAGAAGTATGCTGCTGACAAATACTTCGATACCATAGCTACCAATGCAAAACTGTTTGGTGCATACAGCGCTGTAAATGCCAACAAAACTGACGAAGCGTTGCCGGTATTGCTTTCTCTGAAAGGTAACCCTATCATCCAGACTCCGAACGTGTACCTCGCTCTTATAGACATCTACAAAAAGCAAGGCAAGGAGAGCGAAGTGATCGCATTGATAGAAGAGGGTAGGAAAGCATATCCGAACAACAAGGCGCTGGAAGTTGAAGAGCTTACTTACTACACCCGTACCGGCAAGCAGGATGAATTCCTGAGAAAACTGGAAGACGCAGCTGCGAAAGATCCTTCTAACGCCAACTACCTGGCTAACATCGCAACTGCTTATACCAACATGGCATTCCCTAAAGATGCGCAAGGTAAAGCACTGCCTAAGCCAGCCAACTACGATGACCTGATAGCAAAAGCAAATGTCGCTTATACCAACCTGCTGAAAGCTGCTCCAAACAGTGCAGATTACAACTTCAACGCCGGCGTGTTCTATTTCAACCAGGCTAGCGAATACATCTCAGCCATGAACAAAATAGATGGCAACACCGCAGCCGATAAAAAGAAGATCGATGAGTTGAGCGCAAAAACAAATGCAGCTTTCGAACAATCGGCACAATACTTTGAAAAAGCATATATGCAACTGGAGCCTAAACTGGCTAGCCTGAGCAGCGATGATAAGAGCACATACTGGTCATCACTTTCGGCACTGAAGCAAGTATATACAAGGCAAAACAAAATGGATAAGGCCAACGAAATGAAGGCCAAGATGGACGCAATGAAAAAATAG
- a CDS encoding TonB-dependent receptor family protein — protein MGYRFLVSLVLISIYSFSFAQDTTRLKEVEIIDKKQSNFGHLNQVDGMKLTAGKKSEVINVEMLTVNKATNNTRQVYAKVAGLNIFENDGSGLQLSIGGRGLDPNRTSNFNVRQNGYDISADALGYPESYYTPPTEALGKIEIIKGAASLQYGTQFGGLLNFEMKQPGDDKAITVVSRQTAGSWGFLGSFNSIAGTKGKLSYYGFAHYKRGNGWRPNSQFESFNAYADLHYHFNDKHMLGVEYTRLQYLAQQPGGLDDNMFAADPTQSNRARNWFAVQWNLLDVEWDYHVSSRTRIQTRSYGLVASRDAIGFRPNRPSQPDNGGARDLLKGTFENIALESRLLHRYTIAGKSQTLLTGVRAYRGYSENKQGYVNNGAGADFTFANESSELLSDYAFPNLNMAAFAEQIFRITDKWNVTPGIRAEWIRTEANGTYHDRVTDLRDSIVSDKVTDEARVLPRQFVIGGIGSSYKPNSHVEFYGNFSQNYRSITFNDIRVVNPSFEIDPAIADERGWSSDLGVRGDIQQIFRFDANLFYLYYGNRIGEYYTVKNSTQVIRKRGNVGVAQIYGLESFMELDVLRLWQSIPEHWNMTVYSNLALTNAHYTQSPVKNIEGKRVEYVPFVNWKTGVQGAYKSWKLTYQLSYLSDQYADATNAEKGGYSAVNGKVPAYKLMDISASWNWRWLTLEGTVNNVANVSYFTRRATGYPGPGIIPGDARSFYLTAGVKF, from the coding sequence ATGGGTTATAGATTTTTGGTGAGTTTGGTTCTTATTTCGATTTATTCTTTCAGCTTTGCACAAGACACGACAAGGCTGAAGGAGGTAGAGATCATTGATAAAAAACAAAGCAACTTTGGTCATCTCAACCAGGTAGATGGCATGAAGCTCACAGCCGGTAAAAAATCGGAAGTGATCAATGTAGAGATGCTGACAGTGAATAAGGCAACTAACAATACCCGCCAGGTTTACGCTAAGGTTGCAGGTCTCAACATTTTCGAAAATGACGGTTCTGGTTTGCAGCTTAGTATTGGCGGTCGTGGCCTTGATCCTAACCGTACATCGAATTTCAACGTTCGCCAAAACGGTTATGATATCAGTGCTGACGCACTGGGCTACCCTGAAAGCTACTATACTCCTCCAACAGAAGCCCTAGGTAAGATCGAGATCATTAAGGGTGCAGCAAGCCTACAGTATGGAACACAATTCGGTGGCCTTCTGAACTTCGAAATGAAACAGCCGGGCGACGACAAAGCTATCACAGTTGTGAGTCGTCAGACTGCAGGTTCATGGGGCTTCCTTGGTTCTTTCAATAGTATTGCCGGTACCAAAGGCAAATTGAGCTATTATGGTTTTGCTCACTACAAGCGCGGCAATGGCTGGAGGCCTAATAGCCAGTTTGAATCGTTCAACGCTTACGCTGACCTGCACTATCATTTCAACGATAAGCACATGCTGGGCGTCGAGTATACCCGCCTACAATACCTGGCGCAACAACCCGGCGGTCTTGATGACAATATGTTTGCTGCTGACCCTACACAAAGCAATCGTGCACGCAACTGGTTTGCTGTGCAGTGGAACCTGCTTGACGTAGAGTGGGATTACCACGTGTCTTCCCGCACGCGCATCCAAACACGCAGTTATGGCCTTGTAGCATCGCGCGATGCGATAGGCTTCCGTCCTAATCGGCCTTCGCAACCGGACAATGGTGGCGCACGCGATCTACTGAAAGGTACTTTTGAAAATATTGCACTAGAGTCACGCTTGCTGCATCGTTATACTATTGCCGGCAAAAGCCAAACTCTGTTAACTGGCGTGCGTGCCTACCGTGGTTATAGCGAGAACAAACAAGGATATGTAAACAATGGTGCTGGTGCTGATTTTACATTTGCCAACGAGTCGAGTGAACTGTTGTCCGATTATGCCTTCCCGAATCTGAACATGGCCGCGTTTGCCGAGCAGATATTCCGCATCACTGATAAGTGGAACGTAACTCCTGGTATTCGTGCAGAATGGATACGCACCGAAGCAAACGGTACCTACCATGACAGAGTAACTGATCTGCGCGATAGTATCGTCAGTGACAAAGTAACTGATGAAGCAAGAGTATTGCCGCGCCAATTTGTTATTGGCGGCATCGGTAGCAGCTACAAGCCTAACAGCCATGTCGAGTTCTACGGTAATTTCTCGCAGAACTATCGTTCTATTACCTTTAATGATATCCGCGTTGTTAATCCATCGTTCGAGATCGATCCTGCGATAGCTGATGAAAGAGGCTGGAGCAGCGATCTCGGTGTGCGTGGAGATATACAGCAGATATTCCGTTTCGATGCCAACTTGTTTTACCTCTATTATGGCAACAGGATAGGCGAGTATTATACAGTAAAGAACAGCACACAGGTCATCCGTAAACGTGGCAATGTTGGTGTTGCACAGATATACGGCCTGGAGAGCTTTATGGAACTGGATGTGCTTCGCCTATGGCAGAGCATTCCTGAGCATTGGAACATGACCGTGTATTCTAACCTTGCGCTGACTAACGCGCACTATACGCAAAGCCCTGTTAAAAATATCGAAGGTAAACGCGTTGAGTATGTACCTTTTGTTAACTGGAAAACTGGCGTACAAGGTGCGTACAAGTCATGGAAGCTTACCTATCAGCTCAGCTATTTAAGCGATCAATATGCAGATGCTACTAATGCAGAGAAAGGTGGCTACAGTGCAGTGAATGGCAAGGTTCCGGCATACAAGCTGATGGATATTTCTGCAAGCTGGAATTGGCGTTGGCTAACACTAGAGGGCACGGTGAACAATGTTGCCAACGTATCTTACTTTACCCGAAGAGCTACCGGTTATCCCGGTCCTGGCATCATTCCGGGCGATGCGCGCAGCTTTTATCTTACTGCAGGGGTTAAGTTTTAA
- a CDS encoding cold-shock protein encodes MQAEKLTGTVKFFNEGKGFGFIKHDGSSQETFVHVSGLKDQVKENDHVEFELQEGRKGVNAVNVRVIQ; translated from the coding sequence GTGCAAGCAGAAAAATTAACCGGAACTGTAAAGTTCTTCAATGAAGGCAAAGGTTTTGGCTTCATTAAACACGATGGCTCTAGCCAGGAAACATTTGTACACGTGAGCGGCCTGAAAGACCAGGTAAAAGAAAACGACCACGTAGAATTTGAACTACAAGAAGGCCGAAAAGGTGTGAACGCGGTAAATGTTCGCGTCATACAATAA